A stretch of the Ensifer sp. PDNC004 genome encodes the following:
- a CDS encoding beta-ketoacyl-ACP synthase → MSKSANDVVITGIGIVTSQGVGVEPHLAMLTAGTSPAARVETEKFSPYPVHPLPEIDWSQQIAKRGDQRQMENWQRLGVFSAGLALDDAGLKDNLEACGSMDMIVAAGGGERDINVDSLIVDEALKRNDREQLLNEKLTTELRPTLFLAQLSNLLAGNISIVHKVTGSSRTFMGEEAAGISAIETAFARIKAGQSTHTLVGGAFSAERLDIMLMIEAIQGQATGDWHPIWSRSRDNGGGMIPGSVGAFLVLESREYAEARGARIYATIDAIGSDRGSRADGKLEARLADLAKPAEKLDPASTVVFSGTSGFHDLVASEKAFLQANLAGAPVRAYGGIVGHSIEAQFPAGLALAALTLGHGAKVPAFDASFEKPMTAAARSAVVTTVGHSRGEGVAVLSAE, encoded by the coding sequence ATGAGCAAATCTGCAAACGACGTTGTCATTACCGGCATCGGTATCGTCACCAGCCAGGGTGTCGGGGTCGAGCCGCATCTGGCGATGCTGACCGCCGGCACGTCGCCGGCCGCGCGCGTCGAGACCGAGAAGTTCAGCCCCTATCCGGTGCATCCGCTGCCGGAAATCGACTGGTCGCAGCAGATCGCCAAGCGTGGCGACCAGCGCCAGATGGAAAACTGGCAGCGCCTCGGCGTCTTTTCCGCGGGCCTGGCGCTGGATGACGCCGGTCTGAAGGACAATCTCGAAGCCTGCGGCAGCATGGACATGATCGTCGCTGCCGGCGGCGGCGAGCGAGACATCAACGTCGATTCACTGATCGTCGACGAGGCGCTGAAGCGCAACGACCGCGAACAGCTGCTCAACGAAAAGCTGACGACCGAACTGCGACCGACGCTGTTCCTGGCCCAGCTTTCCAACCTGCTCGCCGGCAACATCTCGATCGTGCACAAGGTGACCGGCTCGTCCCGCACCTTCATGGGCGAAGAAGCGGCCGGTATCTCGGCGATCGAAACCGCCTTTGCCCGGATCAAGGCCGGCCAGTCGACGCATACGCTCGTCGGCGGCGCGTTTTCGGCCGAGCGCCTGGACATCATGCTGATGATCGAGGCGATCCAGGGCCAGGCAACCGGTGACTGGCACCCGATCTGGTCGCGCAGCCGCGACAACGGTGGCGGCATGATCCCCGGGTCGGTCGGCGCCTTCCTGGTGCTGGAATCACGCGAGTACGCCGAAGCCCGTGGCGCCCGCATCTATGCGACGATCGACGCGATCGGCAGCGACCGCGGCAGCCGCGCTGACGGCAAGCTCGAAGCACGCCTTGCGGACCTTGCGAAACCGGCTGAAAAGCTCGATCCGGCAAGCACGGTGGTCTTTTCCGGCACGTCCGGTTTTCATGATCTCGTCGCCAGCGAAAAGGCGTTCCTGCAGGCCAATCTGGCCGGCGCGCCTGTGCGTGCCTATGGCGGCATCGTCGGCCACAGCATCGAGGCGCAGTTTCCGGCGGGCTTGGCGCTTGCCGCGCTCACGCTCGGCCACGGCGCCAAGGTGCCGGCCTTCGACGCCAGCTTCGAAAAGCCGATGACGGCTGCTGCCCGGTCGGCGGTCGTGACCACCGTCGGTCATTCACGCGGCGAAGGCGTCGCGGTCCTTTCGGCCGAATAA
- a CDS encoding beta-ketoacyl-ACP synthase: protein MSNAYKDHLGRPIVAVTGMGVITSLGQGLEDNWSALTGGVSGIRKITRFPTEGLNTRISGMVDFIEVPAANSVERSYAMARETTLEALAQAGLSGDFNGPLFLAAPPIEPEWSARFELADRSPPSEQPGDAYNRFLAAMRQKADPVFHEAVLFGSISERLADRFGTRGLPVTLSTACASGATAIQLGVEAIRQGRTDRALTVATDGSVSAEALIRFALLSALSTQNDPPEKASKPFTKDRDGFVIAEGAATLVLESLEAAVARGARVYGILKGCGEKADLFHRTRSSPDGGPAIATIRAALADAGIDETGIGYINAHGTSTPENDKMEYLSMSAVFGDRLPSIPVSSNKSMIGHTLTAAGAVEAVFSIQTMLTGTLPPTINYQNPDPAIVLDVVPNVKRSQQVSAVLSNSFGFGGQNASLVMTAEPA, encoded by the coding sequence ATGAGCAACGCTTACAAGGATCACCTCGGCCGCCCGATCGTCGCCGTTACCGGCATGGGCGTCATTACCTCGCTCGGCCAGGGGCTGGAAGACAACTGGTCGGCGCTGACCGGCGGCGTCTCCGGCATCCGCAAGATCACCCGTTTCCCGACGGAAGGCCTCAACACCCGCATCTCCGGCATGGTCGATTTCATCGAGGTGCCGGCGGCCAACTCCGTCGAGCGCTCCTATGCCATGGCGCGCGAGACGACACTGGAAGCGCTGGCGCAGGCCGGGCTTTCCGGCGACTTCAACGGCCCGCTGTTTCTGGCCGCCCCGCCGATCGAGCCGGAATGGAGCGCACGCTTCGAGCTCGCCGATCGTTCGCCGCCTTCCGAACAGCCAGGCGATGCCTATAACCGCTTCCTCGCTGCGATGCGCCAGAAGGCCGATCCGGTGTTCCATGAGGCCGTGCTCTTCGGCTCGATCTCCGAGCGCCTTGCCGATCGCTTCGGCACGCGTGGCCTGCCGGTGACGCTGTCGACCGCCTGCGCTTCCGGCGCGACCGCGATCCAGCTCGGCGTCGAGGCGATCCGCCAGGGCCGCACCGATCGCGCACTGACGGTTGCGACCGATGGTTCGGTCAGCGCCGAAGCGCTGATCCGCTTTGCGCTGCTTTCCGCGCTCTCCACCCAGAACGATCCGCCGGAAAAGGCCTCAAAGCCCTTCACCAAGGACCGTGATGGCTTCGTCATCGCCGAAGGTGCAGCGACGCTGGTGCTGGAATCGCTGGAAGCAGCCGTTGCCCGCGGCGCCCGCGTCTACGGCATCCTCAAGGGTTGCGGCGAGAAGGCCGACCTCTTCCACCGCACGCGCTCCTCGCCGGACGGTGGACCGGCTATCGCGACGATCCGCGCTGCCCTTGCCGACGCCGGCATCGATGAAACCGGCATCGGCTACATCAACGCGCACGGCACCTCGACGCCCGAAAACGACAAGATGGAATATCTGTCGATGTCGGCCGTCTTCGGCGATCGCCTGCCGTCGATCCCGGTCTCGTCCAACAAGTCGATGATCGGTCACACGCTGACGGCCGCCGGTGCGGTCGAGGCGGTGTTCTCGATCCAGACGATGCTGACCGGCACGCTGCCGCCGACGATCAACTACCAGAACCCCGATCCGGCGATCGTGCTCGACGTCGTGCCGAACGTGAAGCGCAGCCAGCAGGTTTCTGCGGTGCTGTCGAACTCCTTCGGCTTCGGCGGCCAGAACGCCAGCCTGGTGATGACGGCCGAGCCGGCCTGA
- a CDS encoding zinc-binding dehydrogenase, which produces MRALQLLDDRKLEITDIPEPEAPGPGEVTLRVKAVALNHIDVWGWRGMAFAKRKMPLVIGAEASGVVDQIGPGVSSVLPGQLVSVYGARTCGLCRPCKEGRDNLCEHVGGVHGFHLDGFAQEKINLPARLLVPAPPGVDAVAAALAPVTFGTVEHMLFDNAKLEPGETILVHAGGSGIGSAAIQLAKKIGCTVITTVGSDDKIEKAKALGADHVINYRTDRFEGVVRKLTKKKGVDVVFEHVGKDTWAGSMLCMKRGGRLVTCGSTSGVSTDMNLMMLFQQQLKLLGSFGCRMENMANAMQKMARGLVHPVIDTEITLDQIDRALERMESRQIFGKIILKMD; this is translated from the coding sequence ATGCGCGCCCTGCAATTGCTCGATGACCGCAAGCTCGAAATCACCGACATTCCGGAACCGGAAGCACCCGGCCCGGGCGAGGTGACGCTGCGCGTCAAGGCGGTTGCGCTCAACCACATCGACGTCTGGGGCTGGCGCGGCATGGCGTTCGCCAAGCGCAAGATGCCGCTCGTCATCGGTGCGGAAGCCTCCGGCGTCGTCGATCAGATCGGCCCGGGCGTTTCCAGCGTGCTTCCGGGCCAGCTCGTCTCGGTCTACGGTGCACGCACCTGCGGCCTCTGCCGTCCGTGCAAGGAAGGCCGCGACAACCTCTGCGAACATGTCGGCGGCGTTCACGGCTTCCACCTCGACGGCTTTGCGCAGGAAAAGATCAACCTGCCGGCGCGCCTGCTGGTACCGGCCCCTCCGGGCGTCGATGCGGTTGCTGCCGCCCTTGCTCCGGTGACCTTCGGTACCGTCGAGCACATGCTGTTCGACAACGCCAAGCTGGAGCCCGGTGAAACCATCCTCGTGCATGCCGGCGGCTCCGGCATCGGCTCGGCGGCGATCCAGCTTGCCAAGAAGATCGGCTGCACCGTGATCACCACCGTTGGCTCCGACGACAAGATCGAGAAGGCCAAGGCGCTTGGCGCCGATCACGTCATCAACTACCGCACCGACCGGTTTGAAGGCGTCGTGCGCAAGCTCACCAAGAAGAAGGGCGTCGACGTCGTGTTCGAACACGTCGGCAAGGACACCTGGGCCGGCTCCATGCTCTGCATGAAGCGCGGCGGACGTCTCGTTACCTGCGGCTCCACCTCGGGCGTCTCCACCGACATGAACCTGATGATGCTCTTCCAGCAGCAGCTCAAGCTGCTCGGCTCGTTCGGCTGCCGCATGGAGAACATGGCGAACGCCATGCAGAAGATGGCGCGCGGTCTCGTGCATCCGGTCATCGACACTGAAATCACCCTCGACCAGATCGACCGGGCACTGGAGCGCATGGAGTCGCGCCAGATCTTCGGCAAGATCATCCTGAAGATGGATTGA
- a CDS encoding lipid A biosynthesis lauroyl acyltransferase, with translation MVITRLVLAADRFRQWLIAQFVFLLLTILKMFPADGAISFMDRALRFIGPKTSRQKLTLTNLRNAFPEKSEAEINEIALESWGNMGRMAAEYVFLDRLFDFDPERTTPGRVEVSGIPLFLELRDNPRPFIVFTAHSGNFEMLPVAGSAFGLDVTVLFRPPNNPYVAEKVFNFRAERMGKLVPSHAGSSFALARQLERGQGVGVLVDQKFRKGLKTKFFGQDVQTNPLLAKLVRQFNCEVYPARCIRLPGGRFRLEIEPAIAIPRKADGSVDVTATAQVLNDKVESWVREYPGQWLWYHDRWHIKRYLKD, from the coding sequence ATGGTGATCACACGGCTGGTGCTGGCGGCGGATCGTTTCCGCCAATGGCTGATTGCGCAGTTCGTGTTTCTGCTTCTGACGATCCTGAAGATGTTTCCCGCCGACGGCGCGATCAGCTTCATGGATCGCGCCCTGCGATTCATCGGCCCGAAGACCAGCCGTCAGAAGCTGACGCTGACCAACCTGCGCAACGCATTCCCGGAAAAGAGCGAAGCGGAGATCAATGAGATCGCGCTCGAAAGCTGGGGCAACATGGGTCGCATGGCGGCCGAATACGTGTTCCTCGACCGGCTCTTCGATTTCGATCCGGAGCGCACGACGCCGGGGCGGGTCGAGGTCTCGGGCATTCCCTTGTTCCTCGAGCTTCGCGACAATCCGCGCCCCTTCATCGTCTTTACCGCGCACAGCGGCAATTTCGAGATGCTGCCGGTCGCCGGATCCGCCTTCGGGCTCGACGTGACCGTGCTCTTCCGTCCGCCGAACAATCCTTACGTGGCAGAGAAGGTCTTCAACTTCCGCGCGGAACGCATGGGCAAGCTCGTGCCGTCGCATGCGGGCTCGTCCTTTGCGCTCGCCCGCCAGCTGGAGCGCGGCCAGGGCGTCGGCGTCCTCGTCGACCAGAAGTTCCGCAAGGGGCTGAAGACCAAGTTCTTCGGCCAGGACGTGCAGACCAACCCGCTGCTCGCCAAGCTCGTGCGCCAGTTCAACTGCGAGGTCTATCCGGCCCGCTGCATCCGCTTGCCGGGTGGCCGTTTCCGCCTGGAAATCGAACCGGCGATCGCCATTCCCCGCAAGGCCGACGGCAGCGTCGACGTCACCGCCACGGCGCAGGTGCTGAACGACAAGGTGGAGAGCTGGGTGAGGGAATATCCGGGCCAATGGCTCTGGTATCACGACCGCTGGCACATCAAGCGTTACCTGAAAGACTGA